In Notolabrus celidotus isolate fNotCel1 chromosome 22, fNotCel1.pri, whole genome shotgun sequence, one genomic interval encodes:
- the colec11 gene encoding collectin-11 isoform X1 — protein MVGENLLLPVILMSVLTSYGQQLAEDSCTVQILVPGLKGEPGEKGVKGAPGRPGRVGPAGETGQPGLKGQKGIMGRYGKVGPSGMKGVKGDMGDPGPRGPNGDAGVPCECTPMRKLIGEMDILVAQLSSELKFIKNALPSPAAVAGIKETDSKVYLLVKEEKRYADAELYCQTRGGHLAMPKDETANAAIAGYITEAALSRVYIGIHDQQREGVFTYADLSPMTTFSKWRKGEPNNAYDDEDCAEMVASGEWTDVACSPTMYFVCEFDKDSI, from the exons ATGGTAGGAGAGAATCTGTTGTTGCCTGTGATACTAATGTCTGTGCTGACATCGTATGGACAGCAATTGGCAGAGGATTCCTGCACTGTTCAGATTCTGGTTCCTGGACTCAAAG GAGAACCAGGAGAGAAGGGAGTAAAAGGAGCACCAGGACGACCAGGCAGAGTCGGACCTGCAGGAGAGACTG GTCAACCTGGACTCAAAGGTCAGAAAGGCATTATGGGACGTTACGGAAAAGTGGGTCCAAGTGGAATGAAAG GGGTGAAGGGAGACATGGGGGATCCAGGTCCGAGAGGCCCTAATGGAGATGCAG GTGTTCCGTGTGAGTGCACGCCGATGAGAAAATTGATCGGAGAGATGGACATTCTAGTGGCGCAGCTCTCCTCTGAACTGAAATTTATTAAGAATG CACTGCCCTCCCCTGCAGCTGTTGCTGGCATAAAAGAGACAGACAGTAAGGTGTATCTGTTGGTGAAGGAGGAGAAACGCTACGCAGACGCTGAGCTCTACTGCCAGACGAGGGGAGGGCACCTGGCTATGCCCAAGGATGAGACAGCCAATGCAGCCATCGCAGGGTACATTACAGAGGCGGCCCTGAGTAGAGTCTACATCGGGATCCATGACCAGCAGCGTGAAGGCGTGTTCACCTACGCCGATCTCTCTCCCATGACAACTTTCAGCAAATGGAGAAAAGGAGAGCCCAACAACGCCTATGATGATGAGGACTGTGCTGAGATGGTGGCCTCAGGGGAGTGGACGGATGTGGCGTGCAGCCCTACCATGTATTTTGTCTGTGAATTTGACAAAGACAGTATCTGA
- the colec11 gene encoding collectin-11 isoform X2: MVGENLLLPVILMSVLTSYGQQLAEDSCTVQILVPGLKGEPGEKGVKGAPGRPGRVGPAGETGQPGLKGQKGIMGRYGKVGPSGMKGVKGDMGDPGPRGPNGDAGVPCECTPMRKLIGEMDILVAQLSSELKFIKNAVAGIKETDSKVYLLVKEEKRYADAELYCQTRGGHLAMPKDETANAAIAGYITEAALSRVYIGIHDQQREGVFTYADLSPMTTFSKWRKGEPNNAYDDEDCAEMVASGEWTDVACSPTMYFVCEFDKDSI; encoded by the exons ATGGTAGGAGAGAATCTGTTGTTGCCTGTGATACTAATGTCTGTGCTGACATCGTATGGACAGCAATTGGCAGAGGATTCCTGCACTGTTCAGATTCTGGTTCCTGGACTCAAAG GAGAACCAGGAGAGAAGGGAGTAAAAGGAGCACCAGGACGACCAGGCAGAGTCGGACCTGCAGGAGAGACTG GTCAACCTGGACTCAAAGGTCAGAAAGGCATTATGGGACGTTACGGAAAAGTGGGTCCAAGTGGAATGAAAG GGGTGAAGGGAGACATGGGGGATCCAGGTCCGAGAGGCCCTAATGGAGATGCAG GTGTTCCGTGTGAGTGCACGCCGATGAGAAAATTGATCGGAGAGATGGACATTCTAGTGGCGCAGCTCTCCTCTGAACTGAAATTTATTAAGAATG CTGTTGCTGGCATAAAAGAGACAGACAGTAAGGTGTATCTGTTGGTGAAGGAGGAGAAACGCTACGCAGACGCTGAGCTCTACTGCCAGACGAGGGGAGGGCACCTGGCTATGCCCAAGGATGAGACAGCCAATGCAGCCATCGCAGGGTACATTACAGAGGCGGCCCTGAGTAGAGTCTACATCGGGATCCATGACCAGCAGCGTGAAGGCGTGTTCACCTACGCCGATCTCTCTCCCATGACAACTTTCAGCAAATGGAGAAAAGGAGAGCCCAACAACGCCTATGATGATGAGGACTGTGCTGAGATGGTGGCCTCAGGGGAGTGGACGGATGTGGCGTGCAGCCCTACCATGTATTTTGTCTGTGAATTTGACAAAGACAGTATCTGA